The window AGCGTCGTCGGAGCCGTCGGCCCTCTCGGATCCGGACGAAGGGCCGAGAGAAGGTTCGGCGTCTGCATCCGTGTTCGCGTTTGCGTTTGCGTTCGTTTCCGATTCCGCCCCGGCCCCGTCCTCCTCGCCCACGTCTTCGTCTCCGTCCGTCGGTCCCCCGTTGTCCTCCGACATCGTCCGATCGTACCACCGTAGAGGGGATAATGATTTGGACGACAACAGGTTACGAACCACACCGACGCTCATTTTACGCTCCGACGGCGTGAGAGCCTCACCACTGCTAGTTATATGCGCTTTCGTCGGAGGAGTGGTATGCGGAACGGGGAGTCACCGAGCATCACCGTCGTTCGAGCGATCGCAATCCGAGAGGGCGTCGATCCCGTCGAACTGGACCCGCCGCTGCACGAAGTCGTCGACTCAAGCCCCTCGACTGTCTGTCCCAGGAGAACGGCCGCTCGAGCGACCACCTTGCGCTCGAGTTTACGTACGACTCCTACCGGGTTCGCGTAACGGGGACGGACCCTGCAGTCGAAGTTACGGAACGGTGACTCGAGGCCAGTCGTCGTGGGACGGGTGGTCCGAAAGCGCCGTCCGACCCGAAACCGGTGAGCGACGGACCGGGCCGCTCAGTCGTTCGACGGCTCGTGGCCCGGACGGAGCCAGCCGCGGACCCGTTCGGAGAACGTTCCGATACCGATTCCTGCGAGGAACGAGACGAGGCTCGGGACGAGTACCCACCAGAGGTCGGGATGCTCGCCGCCGGTGTGTAGCGCGATGTCTAGCATCGGTTCGATCCTTCGAAGGTTGGAACCGTCAATGTATCGTTGTCGTCACTAATTCCGGAGCCCGGAGATAGGGGCATTGGCGGTTCTGTTCTCGTGGCGGCGAAACCGATGCGCTCGTCGCGACGGCCACCGAACAACGCCCCACCCCATACTGCTCGGCTCGCGCTCCGTTCGGCGCGGTTGGGGGCTGTGACTCCGGCAGCCGGTTCGGGAGGGCCTCGGAGCAGCGGCTCGGCAGCGATTCCCCCGGTCCGTCGGCATCCGAGGACGAGTCCGTTACTGAGGGTAGAGCGCGTATTTCGGACCCCCAGCGGCGCGTCGCCGGTGCGGAACCAATCAGGATTCGTCCGGAGCCACCTGGCGCGGAAGGACTTGGCCCCAGACGTGCTTGTCCAGGAGTCTGACCGTCATCGGCCCCTCGACCGTGATACAACACGAGAGCCGGGGATAGCCGAACCGAACCGCTGCCGCGTCGTGCCAGTGTGTCGGCTCCGGCGCGGGATCGACTTCGACGGTACAGGTCGAACACAATCCCCGCCCGCCGCAGTTCGCGTACTGTGACACCGTGCCGTAGACCGGCAAACCGTGCTCGAGTAACGACTCCCGGAGATTGGCACCGGGTTCGACCCGGATGGTGGTTTCCCCGCCCTCGCTTCCGGTGATGACCCGCACCGGAATTCCCTCCGCCATGGGGTTCGGTACGGCCTCGTGACACGTGGTTCTACCGGAGACGACGGTCGGGTGCCCGTGAGGAGTCCGTCAGGGGGTCTCGCTTACGATGCTGGACGCCAGTCGAGTCAGGATCGGCGGTCGGTCTGCCGGGATGTCGTGACCCCCGTTCCGACAGGGTGGCCGCTCTCGAGCGGAATCTGATGGCCGCGAACGCCGACCTCGAGCACGGTCGGCTTTTGGCTGCGTCGCTTCGTCCTCCGTCTCCGAGAACCGCTACGAACCGAGAGACGCAGGTCGGTACGAAGTGGCGCCGCGTTCTGCCTCGCGTTCCTCCGAACCCCTGCCGAAGCCACCGACGAAGGTCGGTCGCCGACGATCCCCGGCTACGCGTCGGTGGAGACCGTTTCCCGGTCCAGTTCCTCCCCGTCCGAGTCGAGGTGAACGACCTCGACGGTGTCCGGCAACTCCTCCTCGACGGAGACGTCGACCGTATACTCGACGTAGGTCGGGTCGCAGGTCGGCTCCGGCGGACGACGGTAGTCGCCGACCCCGATCTCGAGGGTCATCGTCTCCCGGTCCTCGAGGGTCGCCGCCCGGAGTCCGGGGACGGCGGCCGGATCGCTCGCCCGGTACCCTCCGACGAGAGTGAGATCGCAACAGGACGTCTCCTCGAGCCGAAGTTCGGTCTCGCGGTCACGGCATCGGCGGGCGTCGTCGGACCGCTCCGCGGTAGCGATCCCGTCCCCGAGCGTCGGCGGTTGCTCGGGCAGCGGCGGGAAGCTCCCGCGGAAGTCGGCGTCGACGCGCTCCCAGTCGTCGGGCGAGACGGCGTCGGGGCTCGAGGACGGTTCCTGTGTGTACCGCAGCGACGACGTCCCTTCCGGGACGCCTGCACGCACGTCGCTGTACCAGAGACCGAAGTAGTACGGCAGTTCCGCGACCGTGAACTCCCCGCTTCGCGTCCAGTACCCCTTCCCGTACCCACCACAGTCCATCTCCGACCGGTTCTCCGCGGGAAAGTTTCCCCACGTCATATCGCCGAGGGACACGAGTTCGAGTCGGTGACCGGCCTCCGAATACAGCGCGACGCCGGCGTTCGTGATGCCGTCTCGGGAACCCCGTACGAAATTGATGTCGACCCTCAGGGAACACCTACCGGTCCATTCGTCGGTCGAACCGTCGTACGCGATTTCCTCGAGACGGACGTCGTACCCCACTCCCGTCCAGGTTTCGCCGAGACAGCCCTGGTCGTTTACGAGGCACCCGGCGACGGGGGCGGCCACCCCGCTCGAGACCCCCGCCAGAAGCGCCCGCCGTTTCATGCGTGCGTGTAACGGATCAACTGGCTAAACTGTTGGTTCCCGTGGAACTAGTCGGCGACGACACGATCCGCTCGAGGCTGCGGGTCGGCGGTGTTCAAGACGGGACCACGACTCTCGCTCGAGGATAGAGACCGACCTCGAGGTCGTGGCTCGAGGGGTGGAATGCGGGAGAAGTGGGCCGGCGCAGATGTCGAACATGGGAAGACGATCGTCCTCGCTTCGCTCGGACGCTGCGACTTCCCTGCTCGAATCTGCGCGCCGTCATCGACTCCCGCACTACAGTTGCCTCGCGCCGCTATGCGTCGCTCGGCGGTTTGAAGTGCGGGAGTAGTATGGGCCGGCGCAGATTCGAACTGCGGTTACGGCCACCCGAAGGCCGAAGGATACCAAGCTACCCCACCGGCCCGCGTTCGAATGGTGTGGCCCCGGTAGTTTAACGCTTCCGAAAGCTATCGTCGCCGCGCCGGATTGTAGTTTGCCACATACCGTCACCCCTTCCGCCGCGATCAGAATCGCTCGTAACCCGCCGTATCCAGATAATGGTGGACGACGGTAACGGCCTGATCGGCGTGCAGGACTTCGGGACCCAGTCGGATCCGCAGATCCACCGCCTCCTCGAGCAGCGACCGCTCCTCGGCGGTGAAATCCCGGTGATCCGAGAGGACGAAAACCGGATCGGTCTCGAGCAGCGAAGGCGCCCCGTCCTCTTCGCCACCGTCCGCGTCGACGATCGGCGTCCCGTCCTCGTGCAACTGGACGACCGCGCCGTCGGCGACCTCCTCGAGCGTCTCCGCGAACCCGCGGCGGTAGACCTCGATCCCGGGGCTCGGCTCCGCGGGGAGCGCGCCGATGGCCTCGTCGCGGTGCTCGAGGGCCTTGCGGACGAGCGCGGCGGTGCTTCGTTCGTCGGGGTTGAGCCGCCGGAGGTCGCTCCCGTCGAAGGTGATCGTGAGTTCGTCCTGGGCGATCAGGTGGACGCGGACGTCCTCGCGGATCCCGTGAGAGGTGACGAAGGCGGCGGTGATCGAGCGACACAGCGCGTCGAGTCGACCCGCGCCGCTGGCGAGGTCGTCGAGCGAGAAGTCGGGCTCGGTCGGCACCTCGTGGCCGATGAGTACGAACTGTCGCATACGGGGGGAACGCGGAGGCGAGGGATAGCCGCCACGGTTCCGGCCGACCGCTCGGCCGGCCGGAGCAGGGCCTTCGACCGTCGCTCACCGGGGTCGCTCGGCCCGCCACCGCTCGCTGGCACCCGCGAGCAGCCGACGCGGGTACTCGAGGCCGGGCGTCCCGTCGCGATACCAGACGAAGATAGCCGCGGCCAACAGGACGAACTGGACCGTTTCGTAGATCCCCATCTCGTAGTAGTGCAACACGGCGTCGAGGAGGCCGCCGACCGGGTCCTCCGGCGGGGCCTCGAGCAGCGGCCAGAGGAGGAATCGCGCGCCGGCGAACTCGCCGGTCAGGACCGCGGGCGGAACGTCGGCGGCGAGATGCGAGAGGTAGCCGACGGCGAACGCGACGCCGACCCCACGGCGCTGCAGGCGCGCGGCGAGTCGGACGACGGGCGGCAACAGGACCGCGGCGACCAGCAACGAGTGAGTCAGCGTCCGACCGCCGGGAAGCACGCCGATACTCCAGGCGAGAGGTTTGTCGATCAGGTCGGGGAACTGTGAGCCGAGGGCGACCGCGAGAGCGGGGACCGCAAGCGGCGGGCTATCCAACCGTCGACGTGCGTATCCCGCATAGAGCAGGTAGGCGACGGCGAGGTGTCCCCAGGGCCACATTCCTGTTCCCTCGAATGTTTACCGCTCGAGCGAATAGGTGCTTCGACTCGCGGAGGGGCAGGGATGGCTACCGACGGACGGCGACGGGTTGCATACCCAGGGAGAACGTTTCCCCCTCGAGGCGTATGCAATGGATATATGGCGAAATCTGGGTCTTCAGGGTCCGTCGAGACGGGTACGGAACCCGTCGATCACGGGCACGATACCGCTGCCGTCGATAGCGACGAACGAAAACTCATGGCGACCCTCGAGGGGCGGTCCTGCCCGCATTGCGAGGGGGACGGCACCCTCGAGCGCGGTGAGTACAAGGGGAACGCGGCCGTCGTCTGTGACGGGTGCGAGACGCCGCGGGTACAGGTGTGGTCTCCGTCCGGCGACGACTGAACTCGAGCGAAGAAAGCGAAAGAGGGGACCGGCGTCGGCTACACTGACCGCGACCGGGATGCGGGGTAGTCGTGGCCGACGACGAGTGCGACGACGTTGATGGTGAGGAGACCGAGGAACAGGGAGAGTCGAGCGACGGAATCGATGCCGGTCAGAAAGACCGGCAGGTACGCGATCGGCAGGAGCGTGCCGATCCAGAAGCCCAGGGTGGTGACGGTACTCCCGAGATGCATCTGTCGTTATCGCATGGATTCGAGGTCGACGAACGCGCCCTCGTGGGCGGCGATCCAGTTTGTCATCAGTTCCTCTTCCGACGCCGCCCGGGGGAAGACGGCGCACTCGTCGGGGGCGTTGTCGTTCTCGACGGTGACGTGGTCCAGTTCGAACCCGGCCTCGAGCGCCGCGTCGCGCTCGGTCCCTGCGGAGGACGTGTCAGGGGGCGACGCCCGTCCCGAGCCGCGTGGCAGTGCGTCGTCACCGCTCGCGTCGGCGGTCGGGCTGGCATCGTAGCCGGAATCGGCGTTCGTGTCGTTTTCGTGTGACATTGGTTGACAGGCGGTCGGTCGCGCCGGCCGAATCTACCCGACAGTCACCTATTGTTATCGACGGGCTACCCCGTCGAAACGGAACGACTGCGGCCGAATCGAAGCCAGCGCCGACCGTTCACCCCCTCGAAAAAGAACTCTTCGGGACCCGACGTGTACGTTTCCGATAACTCGAACGGGCGACCTCGTGCGACCGGCGAACGCCTCGCGTAATCACTCTTTTCGACCCACCTGCAAGTGGTTAGTGAGTGATTGGAAAGAGAGACAGTCACAGGCTCGAATTCGTCCTCGAACGAGTCACGTGTACTCGACTGACGAACCACCGGTTCCCGCTTACCGCGACCCGAGGGTCAGTTCCTCGGTCGTCTCGGTTCCGTCCCGCCACAGCCGGAGGTCGATCGTCTCGCCCGGGCTGGTCTCGAGCGCCAGGAACGTCGAGAGGGCGTGTCGGTCGGGGATCGGTTCGCCGTCCATCTCGAGGATCACGTCGCCGCCGACGGGGATCGGCTCCCCGCTGCGGCGAACCGTGCTGTCGGCCCCTTCCAGAACTCCCTCGGCCGCCTCGCCGGAGAATACCTCGGTCACCATCACGCCGGTGGCCCTCTCGAGGTCGTTCTCCTGGGCGATGATTCGGTCGACGGACGTGAGGCCGATCCCCATGAACGAGTGGCGGTACTCGCCGTCCTCGATGAGCGACGGGACCACCCGTGCGGTCAGCGCCGCGGAGATCGCGAAGCCGATGTTGTCACCGCCGGTCGCGTTGACGACGCCGACGACGTCGCCGTCGAGATCGACGAGCGGGCCCCCGCTGTTACCAGGGTTGACGGCGGCGTCCGTCTGGACGACGTTCGGCA of the Halobiforma lacisalsi AJ5 genome contains:
- a CDS encoding HVO_A0556 family zinc finger protein, which codes for MAKSGSSGSVETGTEPVDHGHDTAAVDSDERKLMATLEGRSCPHCEGDGTLERGEYKGNAAVVCDGCETPRVQVWSPSGDD
- the trmY gene encoding tRNA (pseudouridine(54)-N(1))-methyltransferase TrmY; translation: MRQFVLIGHEVPTEPDFSLDDLASGAGRLDALCRSITAAFVTSHGIREDVRVHLIAQDELTITFDGSDLRRLNPDERSTAALVRKALEHRDEAIGALPAEPSPGIEVYRRGFAETLEEVADGAVVQLHEDGTPIVDADGGEEDGAPSLLETDPVFVLSDHRDFTAEERSLLEEAVDLRIRLGPEVLHADQAVTVVHHYLDTAGYERF
- a CDS encoding 2Fe-2S iron-sulfur cluster-binding protein — its product is MAEGIPVRVITGSEGGETTIRVEPGANLRESLLEHGLPVYGTVSQYANCGGRGLCSTCTVEVDPAPEPTHWHDAAAVRFGYPRLSCCITVEGPMTVRLLDKHVWGQVLPRQVAPDES
- a CDS encoding HalOD1 output domain-containing protein, whose product is MRNGESPSITVVRAIAIREGVDPVELDPPLHEVVDSSPSTVCPRRTAARATTLRSSLRTTPTGFA
- a CDS encoding metal-dependent hydrolase, with product MWPWGHLAVAYLLYAGYARRRLDSPPLAVPALAVALGSQFPDLIDKPLAWSIGVLPGGRTLTHSLLVAAVLLPPVVRLAARLQRRGVGVAFAVGYLSHLAADVPPAVLTGEFAGARFLLWPLLEAPPEDPVGGLLDAVLHYYEMGIYETVQFVLLAAAIFVWYRDGTPGLEYPRRLLAGASERWRAERPR
- a CDS encoding DUF7511 domain-containing protein encodes the protein MSHENDTNADSGYDASPTADASGDDALPRGSGRASPPDTSSAGTERDAALEAGFELDHVTVENDNAPDECAVFPRAASEEELMTNWIAAHEGAFVDLESMR